A stretch of Mauremys reevesii isolate NIE-2019 linkage group 25, ASM1616193v1, whole genome shotgun sequence DNA encodes these proteins:
- the CDC37 gene encoding hsp90 co-chaperone Cdc37 isoform X2, with product MVDYSVWDHIEVSDDEDETHPNIDTASLFRWRHQARVERMEQFQKEKEELDKGCRECKRKLAECQKKMKELEVTDAESGKGELQKLQAEAQQLRKEEKSWEKKIEGLRKKEKNMPWNVDTLSKDGFSKSVFNVKPEEEDESEEQKEKKHKSFVEKYKKQIKHFGMLRRWDDSQKYLSDNPHLVCEETANYLVIWCIDLEVEEKHALMEQVAHQTIVMQFILELAKSLKVDPRACFRQFFTKIKTADQQYMEGFTDELEAFKERVRGRAKVRIEKAMKEYEEEERQKRLGPGGLDPVEVYESLPAELQKCFDSKDVQMLQDAISKMEPAEAKYHMQRCIDSGLWVPNAKTAEGAEKGGEEAEAVYEEVKESSEEEKGNP from the exons ATGGTGGATTACAGCGTCTGGGACCACATCGAGGTGTCGGACGATGAGGACGAGACTCACCCCAACATCGACACGGCCAGTCTCTTCCGGTGGCGCCACCAG GCCCGAGTGGAGAGGATGGAGCAGTTccagaaggagaaagaagagCTGGATAAAGGGTGCAGGGAATGCAAACGGAAACTAGCCGAGTGCCAGAAGAAAATGAAGGAGCTGGAGGTGACAGACGCGGAGAGTGGGAAAGGGGAGCTGCAGAAACTTCAGGCTGAAGCGCAGCAGCTGAGAAAAGAAGagaagagctgggaaaagaagATCGAGGGGCTGAGGAAGAAGGAGAAGAACATGCCCTGGAACGTGGATACCCTGAGCAAAGACGGCTTCAGCAAG agcGTTTTCAATGTCAAACCTGAAGAGGAGGATGAATCAGAGGAACAAAAAGAGAAGAAACACAAGTCGTTTGTGGAGAAGTACAAGAAGCAGATCAAACACTTTG GGATGCTGCGGCGCTGGGACGACAGCCAGAAGTATCTCTCTGATAACCCGCATCTGGTGTGTGAAGAGACCGCCAATTACCTGGTCATCTGGTGCATTGATCTGGAAGTGGAAGAG AAACACGCCCTGATGGAGCAGGTCGCCCACCAGACCATCGTGATGCAGTTCATCCTAGAGCTGGCCAAGAGCCTGAAGGTGGACCCCAGAGCTTGTTTCAGACAGTTCTTCACCAAAATCAAG ACGGCCGATCAGCAGTACATGGAGGGGTTCACCGACGAGCTGGAGGCCTTCAAGGAGCGGGTGAGAGGCCGTGCCAAGGTGCGCATCGAGAAAGCCATGAAAGAGTATGAAGAGGAGGAGCGGCAGAAACGGCTGGGCCCTGGCGGGCTGGATCCCGTGGAGGTGTACGAATCCCTCCCGGCT gagcTGCAAAAGTGTTTCGATTCAAAAGACGTTCAGATGCTGCAGGATGCAatcagcaaaatggagcctgct GAAGCGAAGTACCACATGCAGCGCTGCATCGATTCTGGGCTCTGGGTGCCGAATGCCAAGACAGCGGAGGGAGCGGAGAAGGGAGGCGAGGAGGCGGAGGCTGTCTACGAGGAGGTCAAGGAGAGCAGCGAGGAGGAGAAAGGAAACCCATGA
- the CDC37 gene encoding hsp90 co-chaperone Cdc37 isoform X4: MVDYSVWDHIEVSDDEDETHPNIDTASLFRWRHQARVERMEQFQKEKEELDKGCRECKRKLAECQKKMKELEVTDAESGKGELQKLQAEAQQLRKEEKSWEKKIEGLRKKEKNMPWNVDTLSKDGFSKSVFNVKPEEEDESEEQKEKKHKSFVEKYKKQIKHFGMLRRWDDSQKYLSDNPHLVCEETANYLVIWCIDLEVEEKHALMEQVAHQTIVMQFILELAKSLKVDPRACFRQFFTKIKTADQQYMEGFTDELEAFKERVRGRAKVRIEKAMKEYEEEERQKRLGPGGLDPVEVYESLPAELQKCFDSKDVQMLQDAISKMEPAEAKYHMQRCIDSGLWVPNAKTAEGAEKGGEEAEAGGEEAEAVYEEVKESSEEEKGNP, translated from the exons ATGGTGGATTACAGCGTCTGGGACCACATCGAGGTGTCGGACGATGAGGACGAGACTCACCCCAACATCGACACGGCCAGTCTCTTCCGGTGGCGCCACCAG GCCCGAGTGGAGAGGATGGAGCAGTTccagaaggagaaagaagagCTGGATAAAGGGTGCAGGGAATGCAAACGGAAACTAGCCGAGTGCCAGAAGAAAATGAAGGAGCTGGAGGTGACAGACGCGGAGAGTGGGAAAGGGGAGCTGCAGAAACTTCAGGCTGAAGCGCAGCAGCTGAGAAAAGAAGagaagagctgggaaaagaagATCGAGGGGCTGAGGAAGAAGGAGAAGAACATGCCCTGGAACGTGGATACCCTGAGCAAAGACGGCTTCAGCAAG agcGTTTTCAATGTCAAACCTGAAGAGGAGGATGAATCAGAGGAACAAAAAGAGAAGAAACACAAGTCGTTTGTGGAGAAGTACAAGAAGCAGATCAAACACTTTG GGATGCTGCGGCGCTGGGACGACAGCCAGAAGTATCTCTCTGATAACCCGCATCTGGTGTGTGAAGAGACCGCCAATTACCTGGTCATCTGGTGCATTGATCTGGAAGTGGAAGAG AAACACGCCCTGATGGAGCAGGTCGCCCACCAGACCATCGTGATGCAGTTCATCCTAGAGCTGGCCAAGAGCCTGAAGGTGGACCCCAGAGCTTGTTTCAGACAGTTCTTCACCAAAATCAAG ACGGCCGATCAGCAGTACATGGAGGGGTTCACCGACGAGCTGGAGGCCTTCAAGGAGCGGGTGAGAGGCCGTGCCAAGGTGCGCATCGAGAAAGCCATGAAAGAGTATGAAGAGGAGGAGCGGCAGAAACGGCTGGGCCCTGGCGGGCTGGATCCCGTGGAGGTGTACGAATCCCTCCCGGCT gagcTGCAAAAGTGTTTCGATTCAAAAGACGTTCAGATGCTGCAGGATGCAatcagcaaaatggagcctgct GAAGCGAAGTATCACATGCAGCGCTGCATCGATTCTGGGCTCTGGGTGCCGAATGCCAAGACAGCGGAGGGAGCGGAGAAGGGAGGCGAGGAGGCGGAGGCT GGAGGCGAGGAGGCGGAGGCTGTCTACGAGGAGGTCAAGGAGAGCAGCGAGGAGGAGAAAGGAAACCCATGA
- the CDC37 gene encoding hsp90 co-chaperone Cdc37 isoform X1 encodes MVDYSVWDHIEVSDDEDETHPNIDTASLFRWRHQARVERMEQFQKEKEELDKGCRECKRKLAECQKKMKELEVTDAESGKGELQKLQAEAQQLRKEEKSWEKKIEGLRKKEKNMPWNVDTLSKDGFSKSVFNVKPEEEDESEEQKEKKHKSFVEKYKKQIKHFGMLRRWDDSQKYLSDNPHLVCEETANYLVIWCIDLEVEEKHALMEQVAHQTIVMQFILELAKSLKVDPRACFRQFFTKIKTADQQYMEGFTDELEAFKERVRGRAKVRIEKAMKEYEEEERQKRLGPGGLDPVEVYESLPAELQKCFDSKDVQMLQDAISKMEPAEAKYHMQRCIDSGLWVPNAKTAEGAEKGGEEAEAVYEEVKESSEEEKGNP; translated from the exons ATGGTGGATTACAGCGTCTGGGACCACATCGAGGTGTCGGACGATGAGGACGAGACTCACCCCAACATCGACACGGCCAGTCTCTTCCGGTGGCGCCACCAG GCCCGAGTGGAGAGGATGGAGCAGTTccagaaggagaaagaagagCTGGATAAAGGGTGCAGGGAATGCAAACGGAAACTAGCCGAGTGCCAGAAGAAAATGAAGGAGCTGGAGGTGACAGACGCGGAGAGTGGGAAAGGGGAGCTGCAGAAACTTCAGGCTGAAGCGCAGCAGCTGAGAAAAGAAGagaagagctgggaaaagaagATCGAGGGGCTGAGGAAGAAGGAGAAGAACATGCCCTGGAACGTGGATACCCTGAGCAAAGACGGCTTCAGCAAG agcGTTTTCAATGTCAAACCTGAAGAGGAGGATGAATCAGAGGAACAAAAAGAGAAGAAACACAAGTCGTTTGTGGAGAAGTACAAGAAGCAGATCAAACACTTTG GGATGCTGCGGCGCTGGGACGACAGCCAGAAGTATCTCTCTGATAACCCGCATCTGGTGTGTGAAGAGACCGCCAATTACCTGGTCATCTGGTGCATTGATCTGGAAGTGGAAGAG AAACACGCCCTGATGGAGCAGGTCGCCCACCAGACCATCGTGATGCAGTTCATCCTAGAGCTGGCCAAGAGCCTGAAGGTGGACCCCAGAGCTTGTTTCAGACAGTTCTTCACCAAAATCAAG ACGGCCGATCAGCAGTACATGGAGGGGTTCACCGACGAGCTGGAGGCCTTCAAGGAGCGGGTGAGAGGCCGTGCCAAGGTGCGCATCGAGAAAGCCATGAAAGAGTATGAAGAGGAGGAGCGGCAGAAACGGCTGGGCCCTGGCGGGCTGGATCCCGTGGAGGTGTACGAATCCCTCCCGGCT gagcTGCAAAAGTGTTTCGATTCAAAAGACGTTCAGATGCTGCAGGATGCAatcagcaaaatggagcctgct GAAGCGAAGTATCACATGCAGCGCTGCATCGATTCTGGGCTCTGGGTGCCGAATGCCAAGACAGCGGAGGGAGCGGAGAAGGGAGGCGAGGAGGCGGAGGCTGTCTACGAGGAGGTCAAGGAGAGCAGCGAGGAGGAGAAAGGAAACCCATGA
- the CDC37 gene encoding hsp90 co-chaperone Cdc37 isoform X3, with the protein MEQFQKEKEELDKGCRECKRKLAECQKKMKELEVTDAESGKGELQKLQAEAQQLRKEEKSWEKKIEGLRKKEKNMPWNVDTLSKDGFSKSVFNVKPEEEDESEEQKEKKHKSFVEKYKKQIKHFGMLRRWDDSQKYLSDNPHLVCEETANYLVIWCIDLEVEEKHALMEQVAHQTIVMQFILELAKSLKVDPRACFRQFFTKIKTADQQYMEGFTDELEAFKERVRGRAKVRIEKAMKEYEEEERQKRLGPGGLDPVEVYESLPAELQKCFDSKDVQMLQDAISKMEPAEAKYHMQRCIDSGLWVPNAKTAEGAEKGGEEAEAVYEEVKESSEEEKGNP; encoded by the exons ATGGAGCAGTTccagaaggagaaagaagagCTGGATAAAGGGTGCAGGGAATGCAAACGGAAACTAGCCGAGTGCCAGAAGAAAATGAAGGAGCTGGAGGTGACAGACGCGGAGAGTGGGAAAGGGGAGCTGCAGAAACTTCAGGCTGAAGCGCAGCAGCTGAGAAAAGAAGagaagagctgggaaaagaagATCGAGGGGCTGAGGAAGAAGGAGAAGAACATGCCCTGGAACGTGGATACCCTGAGCAAAGACGGCTTCAGCAAG agcGTTTTCAATGTCAAACCTGAAGAGGAGGATGAATCAGAGGAACAAAAAGAGAAGAAACACAAGTCGTTTGTGGAGAAGTACAAGAAGCAGATCAAACACTTTG GGATGCTGCGGCGCTGGGACGACAGCCAGAAGTATCTCTCTGATAACCCGCATCTGGTGTGTGAAGAGACCGCCAATTACCTGGTCATCTGGTGCATTGATCTGGAAGTGGAAGAG AAACACGCCCTGATGGAGCAGGTCGCCCACCAGACCATCGTGATGCAGTTCATCCTAGAGCTGGCCAAGAGCCTGAAGGTGGACCCCAGAGCTTGTTTCAGACAGTTCTTCACCAAAATCAAG ACGGCCGATCAGCAGTACATGGAGGGGTTCACCGACGAGCTGGAGGCCTTCAAGGAGCGGGTGAGAGGCCGTGCCAAGGTGCGCATCGAGAAAGCCATGAAAGAGTATGAAGAGGAGGAGCGGCAGAAACGGCTGGGCCCTGGCGGGCTGGATCCCGTGGAGGTGTACGAATCCCTCCCGGCT gagcTGCAAAAGTGTTTCGATTCAAAAGACGTTCAGATGCTGCAGGATGCAatcagcaaaatggagcctgct GAAGCGAAGTATCACATGCAGCGCTGCATCGATTCTGGGCTCTGGGTGCCGAATGCCAAGACAGCGGAGGGAGCGGAGAAGGGAGGCGAGGAGGCGGAGGCTGTCTACGAGGAGGTCAAGGAGAGCAGCGAGGAGGAGAAAGGAAACCCATGA